A region from the Beduinella massiliensis genome encodes:
- the cysK gene encoding cysteine synthase A, whose amino-acid sequence MAVYERIIDLIGHTPLLRLHGLEAARGLQAALYGKLECMNPAGSAKDRAALFMIADAEARGLLRAGGVIVEPTSGNTGIGLAFCALQRGYRVILTMPETMSVERRKLLSAYGAELILTPGSLGMQGAIERAHEIAASLPGAFVAGQFENPANPRAHYETTGPEIYEDLSGRVDAFVACVGTGGTISGVGRYLKEKGTHAHIAAVEPAGSPVLSGGCAGAHGIQGIGAGFVPKALCKSVLDEVIRVADEEAFAFARLAVRTDGVLCGISSGAALAAAAKLAARGEFKGRNVAVLLPDGGEKYLSTPGFVREGTNALPLSGKN is encoded by the coding sequence ATGGCGGTCTACGAACGCATTATCGACCTGATCGGGCATACGCCCCTCTTGCGCCTTCACGGGCTGGAAGCAGCGCGCGGCCTTCAGGCTGCGCTGTATGGGAAGCTGGAATGCATGAATCCGGCGGGAAGCGCCAAGGATCGCGCGGCGCTCTTCATGATTGCGGATGCTGAAGCACGGGGGCTGCTTCGTGCTGGCGGCGTGATCGTGGAGCCCACGAGCGGCAACACGGGCATTGGGCTCGCTTTTTGCGCGCTGCAGCGCGGCTACCGCGTGATTTTGACGATGCCGGAAACCATGAGCGTGGAGCGGCGGAAATTGCTTTCAGCTTATGGAGCCGAGCTGATATTGACGCCGGGCAGCCTCGGCATGCAGGGGGCGATCGAGCGGGCGCATGAGATCGCGGCATCGCTCCCGGGTGCGTTCGTAGCGGGGCAGTTTGAAAATCCCGCCAACCCACGCGCGCACTACGAAACCACCGGACCGGAAATTTACGAAGACCTGTCCGGGCGGGTCGACGCGTTTGTCGCCTGCGTAGGAACGGGCGGCACGATCTCCGGCGTGGGGCGCTATCTCAAGGAGAAGGGGACGCATGCGCATATTGCGGCGGTGGAGCCTGCGGGATCGCCCGTACTTTCGGGCGGCTGCGCGGGCGCGCACGGCATTCAGGGCATCGGCGCAGGCTTTGTGCCGAAGGCGCTTTGCAAAAGCGTGCTCGACGAGGTGATTCGGGTGGCGGACGAGGAGGCCTTTGCGTTCGCGCGCCTCGCGGTGAGGACGGATGGCGTGCTCTGCGGCATCTCCTCCGGCGCGGCGCTTGCGGCGGCGGCAAAGCTGGCCGCGCGCGGCGAATTTAAGGGAAGAAACGTCGCTGTGCTGCTCCCGGACGGCGGGGAAAAGTACCTGTCCACGCCCGGCTTTGTGCGGGAGGGCACAAATGCGCTTCCTTTGTCAGGAAAGAATTGA
- a CDS encoding cyclic-di-AMP receptor: MKLIIAIVQDEDASRLVSALMNDGYGVTKLATTGGFLRAGNTTLLVGVDDDRFQGAMAIIEKICKSRKQIATSPSPVAGTASVYVPYPIEVMVGGATVFVLEVEQFVKL, from the coding sequence ATGAAATTAATTATTGCGATCGTCCAGGATGAGGACGCTTCCCGTCTCGTCAGTGCGCTTATGAACGACGGTTACGGTGTGACCAAGCTGGCGACGACCGGCGGCTTCCTGCGCGCGGGCAATACGACCCTGCTCGTCGGCGTGGATGACGACCGTTTCCAGGGCGCGATGGCCATTATCGAAAAGATCTGCAAGAGCCGCAAGCAGATCGCGACGTCCCCGTCCCCCGTGGCGGGCACGGCCAGCGTGTACGTACCCTACCCCATCGAGGTCATGGTCGGCGGCGCGACCGTGTTCGTGCTGGAGGTTGAGCAGTTCGTCAAGCTGTAA
- the holB gene encoding DNA polymerase III subunit delta': protein MRDFYGQSALIERLEGDFRSGQFVHAYLFVGPRGVGKRSVARLLARTALCTGADKPCGICGPCVRFLTDNHPDVKTLRPEKSLGVDEVRELIASVQLRAFEGGAKIALIERADRMTAQAQNCLLKTLEEPPGGTIFFLMTDTPSALLPTIVSRCRTVHFHPLTQAEEEARLLELGIASERAALLSQLSEGSVGEALSIEADDSYLQLRSRVMQAVFDLRGPQDVLLMSARFKDDKENAERILDILERLLRDAMRAQAGGMRLAEASAGYAAFAERADLSVTLRLLSQVALARRMRASNVPFATVWEHILLEASKELL, encoded by the coding sequence TTGCGAGATTTTTACGGGCAGTCTGCCCTGATCGAACGTCTCGAAGGGGACTTTCGGTCGGGGCAGTTTGTTCATGCCTATCTGTTCGTCGGGCCGCGGGGCGTGGGCAAGCGCTCTGTCGCGCGGCTTCTTGCGCGCACGGCGCTTTGTACGGGGGCGGACAAGCCCTGCGGCATCTGCGGCCCCTGCGTGCGTTTTTTGACGGACAACCACCCCGACGTAAAGACGCTTCGCCCTGAAAAATCGCTGGGCGTGGACGAGGTGCGCGAGCTTATCGCGTCGGTGCAGCTGCGCGCGTTTGAGGGCGGCGCCAAAATCGCCCTGATCGAACGGGCGGACCGCATGACAGCGCAGGCGCAAAACTGCCTGCTCAAGACATTGGAGGAGCCGCCGGGCGGGACGATCTTCTTTCTGATGACGGATACGCCCAGCGCGCTGCTGCCCACCATCGTCTCTCGCTGCCGCACGGTGCACTTCCACCCCTTGACGCAGGCGGAGGAGGAGGCACGGCTGCTGGAGCTCGGCATCGCGTCCGAGCGGGCAGCGCTGCTTTCTCAGCTGTCCGAGGGAAGTGTGGGCGAGGCGCTGTCGATCGAGGCGGACGACAGCTATTTGCAGCTCCGCTCCCGCGTGATGCAGGCGGTCTTCGACCTGCGCGGTCCGCAGGACGTGCTGCTCATGAGCGCGCGCTTTAAGGATGACAAGGAAAATGCCGAACGCATTTTGGACATATTGGAAAGGCTGTTGCGCGATGCGATGCGCGCTCAGGCGGGCGGTATGCGCCTTGCAGAGGCGTCGGCGGGCTACGCCGCGTTCGCGGAGCGCGCGGACCTTTCCGTGACGCTAAGGCTTCTTTCGCAGGTAGCGCTCGCGCGCAGGATGCGCGCGAGTAACGTGCCGTTTGCGACGGTGTGGGAACATATCTTGCTGGAGGCTTCAAAGGAGTTATTATAG
- a CDS encoding 4Fe-4S binding protein — translation MAYKISDACISCGACAAECPVSAISEGEGKYVIDADTCIECGACAGVCPVSAPTQD, via the coding sequence ATGGCTTATAAAATTTCCGACGCATGCATCAGCTGCGGCGCCTGTGCCGCGGAGTGCCCGGTGAGCGCAATCAGCGAGGGTGAAGGCAAGTACGTGATCGATGCGGATACCTGTATCGAGTGTGGCGCTTGCGCAGGCGTTTGCCCGGTTTCTGCCCCTACGCAGGACTGA